The Osmerus eperlanus chromosome 22, fOsmEpe2.1, whole genome shotgun sequence genome window below encodes:
- the ubn2a gene encoding ubinuclein-2a isoform X2: protein MAEPRKVQFVTLSAFAGGSASDSRKRRLDDEADINLDEDAEADTIATGAGDGGLFGKAGDRDKAEAKKITVRLNLSLSEPSDQSSAEFNYSELIQNLQAKKTPPSIAPAPVPAPVLDPNDPFNDDEKDRLQVEAMAKKFENKYGNAGKKKRKDRMQDLIDIGFGYDETDPFIDNSEAYDELVPASLTTKLGGFYINTGTLQFRATSEDEGEDGAKEGEPRKLKDGEEQVIKRRKRKEGNSLEEKKPRKNRVPKQGVSSHNIHRPEKKKRKKLMKDSLCLAAMLRRFTREKEELRKVNPSAVHPGLAGGLANTPRANNMLANSHMHGNAANNDVSLADLTSDPAMMSLLGSANEKELQDLLGDFSLGGLDFSLLESSAPHSSARENGLLGVGVPGPKVGGGGLGRGLGASAGLLSPPPLPDGLPPPLTKRIEDLRAASRQFDQEGRKKFFTLDMNNILLDIELQVQEQPVAVRSQVYSHMEAFVPCNKEALLKRLKKLSLNIQDDRLRTPLLKLKLAVCSVMPEQIQKYNMDCMAKAAKQQSEEVEKNGSGEEEDEEKPGKRVMGPRKKFVWDDKLRGLLCNLVRVKLSCYELEAQCSLSVEDYLKAFMENEVKPLWPKGWMQARMLFKESRAVHSHLTGNLAKKRMVPGPKAKAKEGPWIQRLPTTTPPSLPSSMALAGARLPLSSSPACPSEPICLSDSLDEDLTAPSLDSISHALALLSNAAKGLGPGDSPLSPPPLQVPASSPPSVAPHYPSAQHSLSKMETPPLVAMSLANSVSSSMVAMTTASTSPSVSSMARLQAGQALTVRGGDAYGLMKGVGLMGQAQRHVGAATASHRTGVLAGGSKLHPPPSPSPPKPRPPPTASPLLPPHQKGFASPGAGKASSGMAVSGLAKSGTKAGGAGSSNGGHMGALPQSSSPSPQSRANSHPGAQSFCPPSSSSPSSSPASSSSSHPQAKGLPSHAHHHPHHQSNFITPMQATLTKSSHSSSSPIIKLTPRPPAPTPPPSSSPSPPSSSPSHGLSLPQMMAGQHQYQSPKASGFRPPFSVQGGGQAKAGGGGIYSFAGGQKAPSVSSGGANASSSPMGMSPAGSPSPSGSHGQQRQRAAGGAGQGSKSVGSRALTGTLATPPVTSHLSQVSSAGGTLLGSPPSLPLGFGMLGGLVPVSLPFQFPSLLNFSPPGVPGASGANSGYALAQSELMELYKSLQSGSQPALPPHLQLAFSDANQSQGGDMKRKSH, encoded by the exons ATGGCCGAACCGAGAAAAGTACAATTTGTCACCCTCTCGGCCTTCGCTGGTGGATCAGCCTCGGATTCTAGGAAACGCCGGTTGGATGATGAGGCCGACATCAACTTAGATGAAGATGCGGAGGCCGACACCATAGCGACCGGGGCAGGAGATGGTGGTCTTTTCGGCAAAGCTGGCGACAGGGACAAGGCTGAAGCAAAGAAGATTACTGTGCGATTGAACCTTTCTCTGTCCGAGCCCAGCGATCAATCGTCTGCCGAGTTCAATTACAGCGAACTCATCCAAAATCTCCAG gcaaAGAAGACCCCCCCTAGTATCGCCCctgcccctgtccctgcccctgtACTCGACCCTAACGACCCTTTTAACGACGATGAGAAAGACAGACTGCAGGTCGAAGCCATGGCtaaaaagtttgaaaacaaataT GGGAATGctgggaagaagaagaggaaggataGGATGCAGGATCTGATAGACATAGGCTTTGGCTACGACGAGACCGATCCCTTCATAGACAACTCGGAAGCA TACGATGAGCTGGTGCCCGCCTCCCTGACCACCAAGCTGGGAGGGTTCTACATCAACACGGGCACGCTGCAGTTCCGCGCCACCTCGGAGGACGAGGGCGAAGACGGGGCCAAGGAGGGTGAACCCCGG AAACTCAAGGATGGAGAGGAGCAAGTGATCAAGAGACGGAAGAGAAAAGAAGGGAACAgcctggaggagaagaagccCAGGAAGAACAGAGTGCCCAAGCAAGG AGTATCGTCTCACAACATCCATcgaccagagaagaagaagaggaagaaactGATGAAGGACTCGTTGTGCCTGGCGGCTATGCTACGTCGCTTCAcccgggagaaggaggagttgcGGAAGGTCAACCCCAGCGCGGTGCACCCTGGCCTGGCAGGCGGCTTGGCCAACACCCCCCGCGCTAACAACATGCTAGCGAACTCCCACATGCACGGCAACGCAGCCAACAATGACGTCTCACTGGCCGACCTGACCTCCGACCCCGCCATGATGTCACTGCTGGGCTCGGCCAACGAGAAGGAGCTGCAGGACCTCCTAGGCGACTTTAGCCTAGGAGGACTGGACTTTAGCCTGCTGGAGTCGAGTGCGCCGCACTCGTCGGCGAGAGAGAACGGCCTGCTGGGAGTTGGAGTTCCAGGGCcgaaggtgggaggagggggtctgggaaGGGGACTGGGAGCCTCAGCAGGCCtcctatccccccctcccctcccggacggcctgcctcctcccctcaccaaaCGGATCGAGGACCTACGGGCG GCATCGCGGCAGTTTGATCAAGAAGGCAGGAAGAAATTCTTCACCCTGGATATGAATAACATCTTGCTGGA tatTGAGCTGCAGGTGCAGGAGCAGCCGGTGGCGGTGCGCTCGCAGGTCTACTCCCACATGGAGGCCTTCGTGCCCTGCAACAAGGAGGCCCTGCTCAAACGCCTGAAGAAGCTGAGCCTCAACATCCAG GATGACCGCCTGCGGACGCCCCTGTTGAAGCTGAAGCTGGCCGTGTGCAGTGTGATGCCCGAGCAGATCCAGAAATACAACATGGACTGCATGGCCAAGGCTGCcaa gCAGCAGtctgaggaggtggagaagaacggttctggggaagaggaggacgaggagaagcCAGGCAAGAGGGTCATGGGTCCCAGGAAGAAGTTTGTCTGGGACGACAAGCTCAG gggcCTGCTGTGTAACCTGGTGCGTGTGAAGCTGAGCTGCTACGAGCTGGAGGCCCAGTGCTCTCTGTCGGTGGAGGACTACCTCAAGGCCTTCATGGAGAATGAAGTCAAACCACTGTGGCCCAAGGGCTGGATGCAGGCCAG GATGCTGTTCAAGGAGAGCCGTGCTGTACACAGTCACCTCACTGGCAACCT AGCTAAGAAGAGGATGGTCCCTGGTCCAAAGGCCAAAGCCAAG GAGGGCCCGTGGATCCAGAgactccccaccaccacccctccctccctgccctcctccatggcGCTGGCTGGCGCccgcctgcccctctcctcctcgcccgcCTGCCCCTCGGAGCCCATCTGCCTGTCGGACTCCCTGGACGAGGATCTGACGGCGCCCTCGCTCGACTCCATCTCCCACGCCCTGGCCCTGCTCAGCAACGCCGCCAAGGGCCTGGGCCCCGGGgacagccccctctcccccccgcccctccaggTCCCCGCCTCCTCCCCGCCCTCGGTGGCGCCCCACTACCCCTCCGCACAGCATTCCCTCTCCAAGATGGAGACCCCCCCTCTGGTGGCCATGTCCCTGGCCAactccgtctcctcctccatgGTCGCCATGACGACGgcgtctacctctccctccgtgTCCTCGATGGCGCGCCTCCAGGCGGGGCAGGCGCTGACGGTCCGGGGCGGGGACGCGTACGGCTTGATGAAAGGGGTGGGGCTCATGGGGCAGGCGCAGAGGCACGTCGGCGCGGCGACGGCCTCCCACCGGACGGGCGTGCTGGCCGGAGGGAGTAAACTCCACCCGCCGCCGTCCCCCTCCCCGCCCAAGCCACGCCCGCCCCCCACAGCgtcgcccctcctgcccccccaccagAAGGGTTTCGCCTCCCCAGGGGCGGGCAAGGCGTCGTCGGGCATGGCCGTGTCCGGACTGGCCAAGAGCGGCACCAAAGCTGGCGGCGCCGGCAGCAGCAACGGTGGCCACATGGGGGCCCTGCCccaatcctcctccccctccccgcagTCCCGCGCCAACTCCCACCCCGGCGCCCAGTCCTtctgccccccctcttcctcctcgccctcctcctctcccgcctcctcctcgtcctcccaccCCCAGGCAAAGGGGCTCCCCTCCCacgcccaccaccacccccaccaccagtcCAACTTCATCACGCCCATGCAGGCCACGCTCACCAAGTCCTCCCACAGCAGCAGCTCGCCCATCATCAAGCTCACgccccggcccccggcccccacccccccgccctcttcctccccctcccctccctcctcctccccctcccatggcCTGTCCCTCCCCCAGATGATGGCCGGGCAGCACCAGTACCAGTCCCCCAAGGCCTCGGGCTTCCGGCCCCCCTTCAGCGTGCAGGGCGGGGGCCAGGCCAAGGCCGGGGGCGGGGGGATCTACAGCTTCGCCGGGGGTCAGAAGGCTCCGTCGGTCAGCAGCGGTGGAGCCAACGCCAGCAGCAGCCCCATGGGCATGTCGCCGGCcggcagcccctccccctccggcaGCCACGGGCAGCAGAGGCAGAGGGCGGCGGGCGGAGCCGGCCAGGGCAGCAAATCCGTCGGCAGTCGGGCGCTGACGGGAACCCTGGCCACGCCTCCTGTTACCTCCCACCTGTCACAG GTGTCTTCAGCGGGCGGCACCCTGCTGggcagccccccctccctgcccctgggCTTCGGGATGCTGGGGGGTCTGGTGCCCGTGTCGCTGCCCTTCCAGTTCCCCTCGTTGCTCAACTTCAGCCCCCCCGGGGTGCCAGGGGCCAGTGGCGCCAACTCAGGATACGCCCTGGCACAGAGCGAGCTCATGG aaCTGTATAAGAGTCTCCAGTCAGGGTCACAGCCTGCACTACCTCCCCACTTGCAGCTTGCTTTCTCAG ATGCGAACCAAAGCCAGGGTGGAGACATGAAGAGGAAGTCCCACTGA
- the ubn2a gene encoding ubinuclein-2a isoform X1, with protein MAEPRKVQFVTLSAFAGGSASDSRKRRLDDEADINLDEDAEADTIATGAGDGGLFGKAGDRDKAEAKKITVRLNLSLSEPSDQSSAEFNYSELIQNLQAKKTPPSIAPAPVPAPVLDPNDPFNDDEKDRLQVEAMAKKFENKYGNAGKKKRKDRMQDLIDIGFGYDETDPFIDNSEAYDELVPASLTTKLGGFYINTGTLQFRATSEDEGEDGAKEGEPRQKLKDGEEQVIKRRKRKEGNSLEEKKPRKNRVPKQGVSSHNIHRPEKKKRKKLMKDSLCLAAMLRRFTREKEELRKVNPSAVHPGLAGGLANTPRANNMLANSHMHGNAANNDVSLADLTSDPAMMSLLGSANEKELQDLLGDFSLGGLDFSLLESSAPHSSARENGLLGVGVPGPKVGGGGLGRGLGASAGLLSPPPLPDGLPPPLTKRIEDLRAASRQFDQEGRKKFFTLDMNNILLDIELQVQEQPVAVRSQVYSHMEAFVPCNKEALLKRLKKLSLNIQDDRLRTPLLKLKLAVCSVMPEQIQKYNMDCMAKAAKQQSEEVEKNGSGEEEDEEKPGKRVMGPRKKFVWDDKLRGLLCNLVRVKLSCYELEAQCSLSVEDYLKAFMENEVKPLWPKGWMQARMLFKESRAVHSHLTGNLAKKRMVPGPKAKAKEGPWIQRLPTTTPPSLPSSMALAGARLPLSSSPACPSEPICLSDSLDEDLTAPSLDSISHALALLSNAAKGLGPGDSPLSPPPLQVPASSPPSVAPHYPSAQHSLSKMETPPLVAMSLANSVSSSMVAMTTASTSPSVSSMARLQAGQALTVRGGDAYGLMKGVGLMGQAQRHVGAATASHRTGVLAGGSKLHPPPSPSPPKPRPPPTASPLLPPHQKGFASPGAGKASSGMAVSGLAKSGTKAGGAGSSNGGHMGALPQSSSPSPQSRANSHPGAQSFCPPSSSSPSSSPASSSSSHPQAKGLPSHAHHHPHHQSNFITPMQATLTKSSHSSSSPIIKLTPRPPAPTPPPSSSPSPPSSSPSHGLSLPQMMAGQHQYQSPKASGFRPPFSVQGGGQAKAGGGGIYSFAGGQKAPSVSSGGANASSSPMGMSPAGSPSPSGSHGQQRQRAAGGAGQGSKSVGSRALTGTLATPPVTSHLSQVSSAGGTLLGSPPSLPLGFGMLGGLVPVSLPFQFPSLLNFSPPGVPGASGANSGYALAQSELMELYKSLQSGSQPALPPHLQLAFSDANQSQGGDMKRKSH; from the exons ATGGCCGAACCGAGAAAAGTACAATTTGTCACCCTCTCGGCCTTCGCTGGTGGATCAGCCTCGGATTCTAGGAAACGCCGGTTGGATGATGAGGCCGACATCAACTTAGATGAAGATGCGGAGGCCGACACCATAGCGACCGGGGCAGGAGATGGTGGTCTTTTCGGCAAAGCTGGCGACAGGGACAAGGCTGAAGCAAAGAAGATTACTGTGCGATTGAACCTTTCTCTGTCCGAGCCCAGCGATCAATCGTCTGCCGAGTTCAATTACAGCGAACTCATCCAAAATCTCCAG gcaaAGAAGACCCCCCCTAGTATCGCCCctgcccctgtccctgcccctgtACTCGACCCTAACGACCCTTTTAACGACGATGAGAAAGACAGACTGCAGGTCGAAGCCATGGCtaaaaagtttgaaaacaaataT GGGAATGctgggaagaagaagaggaaggataGGATGCAGGATCTGATAGACATAGGCTTTGGCTACGACGAGACCGATCCCTTCATAGACAACTCGGAAGCA TACGATGAGCTGGTGCCCGCCTCCCTGACCACCAAGCTGGGAGGGTTCTACATCAACACGGGCACGCTGCAGTTCCGCGCCACCTCGGAGGACGAGGGCGAAGACGGGGCCAAGGAGGGTGAACCCCGG CAGAAACTCAAGGATGGAGAGGAGCAAGTGATCAAGAGACGGAAGAGAAAAGAAGGGAACAgcctggaggagaagaagccCAGGAAGAACAGAGTGCCCAAGCAAGG AGTATCGTCTCACAACATCCATcgaccagagaagaagaagaggaagaaactGATGAAGGACTCGTTGTGCCTGGCGGCTATGCTACGTCGCTTCAcccgggagaaggaggagttgcGGAAGGTCAACCCCAGCGCGGTGCACCCTGGCCTGGCAGGCGGCTTGGCCAACACCCCCCGCGCTAACAACATGCTAGCGAACTCCCACATGCACGGCAACGCAGCCAACAATGACGTCTCACTGGCCGACCTGACCTCCGACCCCGCCATGATGTCACTGCTGGGCTCGGCCAACGAGAAGGAGCTGCAGGACCTCCTAGGCGACTTTAGCCTAGGAGGACTGGACTTTAGCCTGCTGGAGTCGAGTGCGCCGCACTCGTCGGCGAGAGAGAACGGCCTGCTGGGAGTTGGAGTTCCAGGGCcgaaggtgggaggagggggtctgggaaGGGGACTGGGAGCCTCAGCAGGCCtcctatccccccctcccctcccggacggcctgcctcctcccctcaccaaaCGGATCGAGGACCTACGGGCG GCATCGCGGCAGTTTGATCAAGAAGGCAGGAAGAAATTCTTCACCCTGGATATGAATAACATCTTGCTGGA tatTGAGCTGCAGGTGCAGGAGCAGCCGGTGGCGGTGCGCTCGCAGGTCTACTCCCACATGGAGGCCTTCGTGCCCTGCAACAAGGAGGCCCTGCTCAAACGCCTGAAGAAGCTGAGCCTCAACATCCAG GATGACCGCCTGCGGACGCCCCTGTTGAAGCTGAAGCTGGCCGTGTGCAGTGTGATGCCCGAGCAGATCCAGAAATACAACATGGACTGCATGGCCAAGGCTGCcaa gCAGCAGtctgaggaggtggagaagaacggttctggggaagaggaggacgaggagaagcCAGGCAAGAGGGTCATGGGTCCCAGGAAGAAGTTTGTCTGGGACGACAAGCTCAG gggcCTGCTGTGTAACCTGGTGCGTGTGAAGCTGAGCTGCTACGAGCTGGAGGCCCAGTGCTCTCTGTCGGTGGAGGACTACCTCAAGGCCTTCATGGAGAATGAAGTCAAACCACTGTGGCCCAAGGGCTGGATGCAGGCCAG GATGCTGTTCAAGGAGAGCCGTGCTGTACACAGTCACCTCACTGGCAACCT AGCTAAGAAGAGGATGGTCCCTGGTCCAAAGGCCAAAGCCAAG GAGGGCCCGTGGATCCAGAgactccccaccaccacccctccctccctgccctcctccatggcGCTGGCTGGCGCccgcctgcccctctcctcctcgcccgcCTGCCCCTCGGAGCCCATCTGCCTGTCGGACTCCCTGGACGAGGATCTGACGGCGCCCTCGCTCGACTCCATCTCCCACGCCCTGGCCCTGCTCAGCAACGCCGCCAAGGGCCTGGGCCCCGGGgacagccccctctcccccccgcccctccaggTCCCCGCCTCCTCCCCGCCCTCGGTGGCGCCCCACTACCCCTCCGCACAGCATTCCCTCTCCAAGATGGAGACCCCCCCTCTGGTGGCCATGTCCCTGGCCAactccgtctcctcctccatgGTCGCCATGACGACGgcgtctacctctccctccgtgTCCTCGATGGCGCGCCTCCAGGCGGGGCAGGCGCTGACGGTCCGGGGCGGGGACGCGTACGGCTTGATGAAAGGGGTGGGGCTCATGGGGCAGGCGCAGAGGCACGTCGGCGCGGCGACGGCCTCCCACCGGACGGGCGTGCTGGCCGGAGGGAGTAAACTCCACCCGCCGCCGTCCCCCTCCCCGCCCAAGCCACGCCCGCCCCCCACAGCgtcgcccctcctgcccccccaccagAAGGGTTTCGCCTCCCCAGGGGCGGGCAAGGCGTCGTCGGGCATGGCCGTGTCCGGACTGGCCAAGAGCGGCACCAAAGCTGGCGGCGCCGGCAGCAGCAACGGTGGCCACATGGGGGCCCTGCCccaatcctcctccccctccccgcagTCCCGCGCCAACTCCCACCCCGGCGCCCAGTCCTtctgccccccctcttcctcctcgccctcctcctctcccgcctcctcctcgtcctcccaccCCCAGGCAAAGGGGCTCCCCTCCCacgcccaccaccacccccaccaccagtcCAACTTCATCACGCCCATGCAGGCCACGCTCACCAAGTCCTCCCACAGCAGCAGCTCGCCCATCATCAAGCTCACgccccggcccccggcccccacccccccgccctcttcctccccctcccctccctcctcctccccctcccatggcCTGTCCCTCCCCCAGATGATGGCCGGGCAGCACCAGTACCAGTCCCCCAAGGCCTCGGGCTTCCGGCCCCCCTTCAGCGTGCAGGGCGGGGGCCAGGCCAAGGCCGGGGGCGGGGGGATCTACAGCTTCGCCGGGGGTCAGAAGGCTCCGTCGGTCAGCAGCGGTGGAGCCAACGCCAGCAGCAGCCCCATGGGCATGTCGCCGGCcggcagcccctccccctccggcaGCCACGGGCAGCAGAGGCAGAGGGCGGCGGGCGGAGCCGGCCAGGGCAGCAAATCCGTCGGCAGTCGGGCGCTGACGGGAACCCTGGCCACGCCTCCTGTTACCTCCCACCTGTCACAG GTGTCTTCAGCGGGCGGCACCCTGCTGggcagccccccctccctgcccctgggCTTCGGGATGCTGGGGGGTCTGGTGCCCGTGTCGCTGCCCTTCCAGTTCCCCTCGTTGCTCAACTTCAGCCCCCCCGGGGTGCCAGGGGCCAGTGGCGCCAACTCAGGATACGCCCTGGCACAGAGCGAGCTCATGG aaCTGTATAAGAGTCTCCAGTCAGGGTCACAGCCTGCACTACCTCCCCACTTGCAGCTTGCTTTCTCAG ATGCGAACCAAAGCCAGGGTGGAGACATGAAGAGGAAGTCCCACTGA